DNA from Pseudomonas putida:
CGCGCTCACGGCCGCCCCGAGGGCGAGTTCCTGCCGTACACCGATGCATGGGAAGGGGTTCGCCTTTTCACTGCCGCAGCCAATGACCGCCGCGCCAAGGCTCGTCGAGTATTGCGCAATGCCCAGGCACGCATGGAGCGCGCTGTTCGTGCGCTGGAGGCTGCCCAATGAGCAAGGTCTCTGATTTGTTCCCTGCCCCAGGCGGGCCTGTGGAAGTCATCAACGAGGAGCACTTCGCCAAGTTCGAAGATGCAGCCTTGCAGTTGATGTGTTTTGAGATCATCGCGGATGCGGCTGAGGCGATCGAGGAGGGCGCCCAGCTGGACGCTCATGGTGAGGTCCACGTTGGTCTCATTGAGGCGTGCATGGCGCTCGCGGTGATGTTCCGCCGCCGAACCGGTCATGGCGTCCAAGAGGTCGCGTCCGATCACCTTGATCAGCAGCGGCGCAGCCTGCTCGGTTCGGGAGAGGTAGTTTCGCCAGCGATACCGATCAAGGCCTGGGCAGCGTTGAAACCTCATGCGCCAGAAGCCTTCAAGAAGCTGGACAATGCGGCGCTCGTCCGGGCTGGGTTCAGCTACGCCAGGAGGTTCCACGAGCATATCCAGGCCAACAGCCCCGAGCTATTTGACCTTGAGCATGCACGGGTCTTCTCGATTGACGCGATGAGCGCGCTTTCAGCTCTTGCCGAGCGCTTGTCCGCTGCTGACCCCGGCGGACAGCCCGGCCTGCATCTGGTCGGCAACGCGCCAAGCTCGGAGACCCTGTAATGACCAACCCGTCTACCCCCCCCCAGGCGCTCCAGCAGCGCGCTGGTGCCACGATCATCAGCGGCCCCTGGCCGACCTATGCCCAGTTCAAAGGTCTTCCCGAGCGCGAGCGCTGGGTGCTGTACGGCTCGGCCAAGGCATACCGGGCAGCTCTGGAAGACCAGGGCTTGGTGATGAGCGAGAGCTACGACGCCTTTGTGCGCCGCGTCACAGAGGAGCTTGATTTGTGATTACTCAGCGCAAGTTCCAGGGCGTTTGGATTCCGGCCTCGTTGTGGCTGGACCACTCGCTGTCGACAAACGAGAAGGTGATGCTGGTGGAGATCGGCAGTCTCGAGGATGACATTCGTGGCTGCTACGCCACCAACGCGCACTTCGCGGAGTTCTTCGGCCTGTCGGTCTCTCGGGTATCCGAAATCATCAGCGGCCTGGCAGAGCGTGGCCTGATCACCATCGAACAGATCAGGGAAGGCAAGCGGGTCGTGGAGCGCCGAATTCGTCTGTCGAACCCCTTCGAAAAACCGAATACCCCTTCGGAAAACGCCGCGAACCCCTTCGGAAAAGACGGCGAACCCCCTTCGGAAAACACGAAGGGGAGTAATACATCTATGAGTAATACAAAGAGGGTTAAAGACTTACGTGCATCAGGCACAGAAGTTGACGCTGCATTCGAGCAATTCTGGAAGCTGTATCCCAAGAAGAAGGGGCGCAAGGATGCCCTCAAGGCCTGGAGCAAGCTCAACCCCGACGCAGACCTGCAGGCCGTCATGATCGTCGCCCTGGCCAACCACTGCGCATCCCGCGACTGGACCAAGGACGGCGGCCAATACATTCCACACGCATCCACCTGGCTGAACGGCGAGCGCTGGCACGACGTGTTGCAGCCTGCCACTGGCGCAGGGCACGGAAGCAACTTCAACAACCTTCCTCAGCACACCCCCGATATGTACCAGGAGGCGCCAGATGGCCGACCGAACTTCTAACTTCCGCCGGCTCCCGCAGGTCATCACGAAGCAGCACGTGACGGAACATTGCCGGCAGCACGGCGAAATCCCGGTTCGCGAGATCGAGCAGTTCGATGGGAGCTACTTGAGGATGCCTTGCTCCAAATGCCGGTGGGAAGCGATAAACCGGTCGCCCATGGATGCCGAGGAGTACAAGGCGGCCATGGCTTCGAAGTCGGCCGAGCGGATCAACGACTTGCTCATCGGGTCAGGTATCACGCCTCGATTCCGAGAATGCACGCTGGAGAGCTTCAGCACCAACGGCGAGCAGGAAAAGGCGAGAGCCCTGGCGACCTGCCAGGCGTATGTCGACAGGTTCACGGAACACTACCGTGATGGTCGTTCGATGATCCTGACCGGCAATGTTGGGACAGGGAAAACTCATCTGGCCTCGGCCATGGTTCAGGCCGTCATTCGCCGGTACGGCGCCGAAGCCTTGATCGTCCCAGTCGCCGAGGTCTTCCGTGTTGCCAAAGGCGCCATGACCAAGGGTGCCGCCTACGACGAGCGCGACGTGATCAATGAGCTGGCAGAGGTCGATCTGCTGGTCATTGATGAAGTTGGCGCTCAGCGGGGCAGTGAGTACGAGCAATCCCTGCTGCATGAGGTGATCGACCGCCGCTACCAGCTGGTGGTGCCGACGATTCTCGTCAGCAACCTGCCAGCAGATGAGCTGAAGGCCTTCATCGGGGACCGAGCCCTTGAT
Protein-coding regions in this window:
- a CDS encoding ATP-binding protein — protein: MADRTSNFRRLPQVITKQHVTEHCRQHGEIPVREIEQFDGSYLRMPCSKCRWEAINRSPMDAEEYKAAMASKSAERINDLLIGSGITPRFRECTLESFSTNGEQEKARALATCQAYVDRFTEHYRDGRSMILTGNVGTGKTHLASAMVQAVIRRYGAEALIVPVAEVFRVAKGAMTKGAAYDERDVINELAEVDLLVIDEVGAQRGSEYEQSLLHEVIDRRYQLVVPTILVSNLPADELKAFIGDRALDRLRQGGGKAVGFTWASARGEA
- a CDS encoding helix-turn-helix domain-containing protein; translation: MITQRKFQGVWIPASLWLDHSLSTNEKVMLVEIGSLEDDIRGCYATNAHFAEFFGLSVSRVSEIISGLAERGLITIEQIREGKRVVERRIRLSNPFEKPNTPSENAANPFGKDGEPPSENTKGSNTSMSNTKRVKDLRASGTEVDAAFEQFWKLYPKKKGRKDALKAWSKLNPDADLQAVMIVALANHCASRDWTKDGGQYIPHASTWLNGERWHDVLQPATGAGHGSNFNNLPQHTPDMYQEAPDGRPNF